The following nucleotide sequence is from Euleptes europaea isolate rEulEur1 chromosome 3, rEulEur1.hap1, whole genome shotgun sequence.
AGAAATCTACACAAACCCTGGAAAGCTGCATGAGTATACGGAGTCTCTCCATAAAAGCTTTGAAACCAATACATTGATATTCACATGCGAACATGCAGCAAAACAGTTGGGCTCTTGAGTACAAAGGAGTGTGTGGGCTGTTGAAGAAATGGTTAAtgaacaaacagtgcaatcctaaccagagttaaaaGCCTTCTATATTGACTTCAAATGCCTTGGGAGGGTGTGTTTAAGATCACACTGTAAACTGCCAGATTTGAGAAAACAGCATATTGGCTCAAATTTGGATAGTAGCTCACTGTGGGAATGAATGCTGAATACATGCCTGAAGGAGGCAGCATTGCTCCTTTCTCGGAATCTACAAGGTTcctttataaagaaaaaaatctttgttCTACTCACTACTATTCTTGTAATCAGAATATGTACAACTATGGCTGGCGCGAAACATTTTTGTATGATTAGTTGGAGTGTACTAGCTTTGGCTTGTATGCAGCAAACATGCTGTATCAGTACTTTATTTGGATGGAAGTAGAATTCATTTAAGTGCAAGTTTTTATATATAGAATCAAATACCAATAAAAGCAAGTCTCCTGCGTCTAAATATTAAAAACTTCTGAATCTTGCAAattgcgggggtgggtgggggagagacacacaCAAATAGAACAGAAAAGACCACTTTACTTTTCAGCTGTGGTTAGATTACTCCGTGGGGGTGGGACAGCTCTTTTTGGTCTGGAAAATTAAGGCAGCTTTGGACAGCTGGAGGAAAGTGCATGTGCCAGGTTCTTGCTATGGGTTTGTTGGGAGATTGTTCTGTCCCCATTTCTCAAGTAGAGTTGGTTGTCCGTCATCATCAGTGTCCATACACAAACCCTGAGGGTTACAGAATAGGCAGTGATGATAGCTATTTCACACAAGatataagtttttaaaaaactttattcaGGATTAAACATGAATTACACATAACTGACTAACAATACTATACTTCCTTATTCTGTATATAAAACCACCcatgcaaatatttttttaaaaaaataaggctgtattgtatatatttcatgCAAAGCAAGTTCAACATTGCTGGAGTGCAAAATACCATGAAGTTCTGTATAAAGTTAGCAAATCTATTGAATGCTGATAACAATATTCCAGACCAGCTGGAAGAAAATTTGTCTTTGGACTCAGATATAAAAGTTTTGTTTCATGTTATTCCACTCCTGTTTTGGAAATGCTGTTTTATTTACAACAGCTTGATTTTTGTCTTAGTCAAAGAATCATTGTGGttattttttctccatttggaatAGTCAACCTATTTAGGTATTGCAGTTGcccataaataaacaaaacagatgTCTTATGATTATTATCTGCATTGCCTTATACTTGAGTGTTGTGTACAATGGCTTTGTTGGCTCAACAGTTATAGTTTAAAGTTATTTACATGCAAGTCTCTTAAAGAGGAAACGAGAACTAAAAGATCAGAAAGCAATATGGTAGGCAATAATTTGTATATACCAATCAGCACCTCCAAGTCATATTACAACTAAGCTATAGTTCTTGTATATGTGCTCACAGAAATCATAACTCAGTGGTTGTGGttgagaagaatttaaaatccaTCTCCATACTTTTCTTCAATCTGCTTCTTTTATCTCTGTCTCGGTTCATCCTATAGGATAGTTTTATTCTTAATGGATCACAGTCATTTCTTCCTATGATGGTTGTGCAAACAATGAGAGTGGAATGGCCGACCAGCATTGGATCCTTAGCTGTGTATATGTGAAACATGGGGTTTGTACACAGCTGTGATGTCAAAAGAGTCCACCTGAAATGTTCTGAGATATCAGCACCATTACCTGTGACAGAACTTTTGAGAACAAGGAGCTTACAAGAAATGACACATATAGGTTGTTTCTGCACAAAGGTGATTCACACAGGGATTTTCTCTGTGTTTACCCCTCACAGTGTTTACTCCTCTCTCCTCATGGGCTtttagcagggtttttttttataaaatcagTAGTAGGAATATTGCTACAGTTTTAGGACATAATAGTAATATAGCTACTATCAATTTAAAGTCAAAAAGCCTGTCAGGGATGCTGGAAGAAGCAGGACCAGATGTGGACAGGGAGGTGTGGAAATCCATACCTTCACATCTACATGCTCCCTAAACCCACTTTGAGTTCCATCTTTAAGGAAAGATTGTACCAGAGCAGAGGAAAACCAAGGTGAGCAATTGCACAATGATGTCAAGTGGCAGGTTAAAAGGAAGGCATGGAACAAGAGATCCCTGAGAAAGCAACCTTAGTTTTAAACCTGATTTAGGAGTCAGATGGTGATGATCTGGCTGATTAAATGGCCATAGATATAAAGCTACCTTACACTGAGGAAAACCATTGGTCAGTCTCAGCTAAGAAATTCCTGGTTCAAAGCTCAGCCATGAATTCACTCAGTGGTCTTGGGCAAGCTACAATTCTCTCAGCTTTATCACTGGCTGCAGAATGGGGATTGTGAAGCTGGCTATTTAAGAGATTGTTATatatttcaaacattttccccctgcacTCTGAACCAAAAGTATCCAAGGCGGTTTACaacaattaaatttaaaatagtATCCACAAccataaaacatgataaaaataaAGCAGGTAAATAAAACTTGCTTAGACAAAACCAGGAAACAAAGgagaaactcaaaaacaaataCAGGGGAAAGTAGTAAAAAActtgaggttttttgttttttaagcttaGTCTGGCACCTAAAGGACTGTAAATTCAGCCTCGGTAGGGAGGAACTTCTGAGTGTCGGGTACCACAACAGAAAAGGCTCTGTCCCTGGTTCTCGCTCACAACTTAGACTGATGGTACacagagcagagcttttgaggaCCTCATTTGGCAGGCAGGCTCATACAGGTGAAGGCAGTCTTTCAGGTACCCTGGTCTCAGTCCAGTTATGGGTTTAGTAGGAATACCTGATTACTGTTGTATAAATGTATTTACATTTCGAATATTTGATATGTGCTATATACAATGCATTACTATGCATTTCTTCTAGTGAGTAGGCAAGGCATATAGCTTCCATGCTTTTAACTTGTACTACTCTGTCCAGCAGAAATGCTATAAGAGTGCTGGAATATACAATTTAAACGGCATTAATAGTTTTGTACGAGGCCAGATACATGAGAAGAATCTGTGCATTAAGAACCTGCTATTTTGAAGAGGCCTCTTTCAAGTCTCATAGCGTATGGACAACTTTCTCACTGGCCAATTTATTTGCTTTCTGGCCTGTccaaataaaatatattcaacAATACAGGGCAAAGCCCAGTGCAATCTATGACAACTTTAACGTCACATTAGGGCTGTCAGCCACCAGAGGAAAGCAGCTGAGATAGAAGGAAATGTCTCTTCTCACACCGACCTGCCACCTACAGTTTGTATAAGTTCTTGCATTgtagatacttttaaaaaaatcttttaattccATTTTTAAGTTGACTAAACAGTGataaaaagtgctgtcaagtcgcagccgatgtatggcaaccctgtatggttttcaaggcaagagacattcagaggtggtttttgccattgcctgcctctgcatagcaacctaagcttccccagtggtctcccaagcaaatactaaccagggctggacTAAATTAACTTTTATTCATCCTGACCAAGACGACCTAATCTTTTTGACTGTTTTTCCTGGCATCATTGCAATGCTATAGGATAATAAGAGGAACACTTATATGATTATCTGCTCCTCTGCTGTCCTTTCCACTTCTGCAGTTTGGTTTATTTTCTgctcatgcacacacatgcaccacCTCAAAATATTTTACACATCACAAACTCAGCCCATCACTGATGTTCTTGGCCTGATGTGGCACATGATGAAATTTGCATAGCTAATAACATCAAGAGTACTATTGGAAAGTTTTGCGAATACCTCATACAGTTGGTCTTGGGCGCCCAACTTTGAACCAGTCCTAAGACTAAATTGTGAAAGGCTGTCATGGTTCTTGAGGTATACATTGAGTAAAAGATTTGGGGACAGCAGGGCCATTTCTATAGCCTCTAGGAATGCAAAGATCTGGTAGTGAGTATCTCAACCTATGCACGTATAAAGCCGGTGCGGTGTAGTAGTAAGAGTGTTGCACTAGGACCGGGGAGACCCAGCTTCGGATCCCCACTCAGCTGTGGtgctcactgggagaccttgggccaggcactctCAGCAACCTACTTTGCACGGTTGCTGTAAGAAAaaggtggaggagggaagaaccatgtGCATTTGCCACttctggaggaagggtggaataaactGCAGTAGACTTGCAATCAGTCACAGGGTTCCAGAAAGCAATATAAGTCATCTTTGGTGATTCTCTGGGCTGAGAGATCAATCCAGAAAGTGCAGCAAGACCACTGTGAATGTGCTTGGCATGTATTTTTCTCTGCCCACTGACAAACAGCCACTCTGTGCCCACCATGTTCACATTTCCACTTTTTTCTGGCTTTCCAACCATTCCCTCCTCACATCAGCAATCTCCTGACCATACCAGTCATGCAACTTTGAGAAGCAGGCTGTCTCTGGAGACACGGGACTTTCCTGTACAGTGGAAGCAAGAGCAGCAGTCAGCAATGCATTTATGCTGCTGCCTGCCAGTCTTCGCCGAGGAGGTAGGGGCGGGGGTTTTAAATATCCCCCATCATGGTCAGAAGAAACTCCTCTAGCAAGAGAGTGACCATCACCCCATGTAGCGTAACCATTCTCCACGATGACAGGGTGCTCCTGGACAGGTACCATTGTGGGGTTGGAGAGATGTCTCTTCAGGCCAGAAGATGACTTCTTTGGAAATTTATGGCTGACAACCAAGCTCTTCCGGGCCTCCTCCAGTTGTTTCTCTAGCTCCTTAACCACTAGCCTCATGTAATCAAAGCTGGCCCGCGAAAGTGCCTTCACCCAAGCTTCCATAGCCGTTTGACAGTCAGCAACCAGCACATAAGCCTTGGCACCGGACCCATCAAAGCGGATGGCAAAGGCGAACTCCTCCGCGGCCTCGCAGAGCTCCACAGTGCAGCCCTCCAACACGATGAGCCCCAGGGGGTCACGGCTCTCCCGCTCTTCAAAGTAGAACAGCAAGTTGCCCTTGAGGATGAACCAGCGGCGCTGGTAGGAGGTGGTGTGATGGTGGCGCTCCACACGCTTACACAGGAAGCCAGTATGGTCTGCTGGAGAGTCACATGTGGCATAATGGGCCACACTGCGCTCATTTAGCTTCATAGTAATAATCTCCCCCTGCAGAGAGAGGAAATATATTGAACTGCCCATTTGGCATAGGCTGCTTAATTCAACATGCACCAAATACAGACTCAGGGGCCGCCCCTGGATCTTCTGCAGCATCAGATCTACCACTACAGTCTGTGATGCTGGTCTAAATCCTTACACCACTAGGATCCAGTCCAGTCTAAGAAATATTTACTAAACTATCCAGATTTAGGCCAGCCATTAGGTGTTATAGGAGCAAGAGCAGGGATTTTCACACTTAGCAAAATCAGCCTGCAGCCTCACATGGTTATACAACCAAAAATTAGGACGGTGTAGTGGTTGGactgttagactaggatctggaagacccaggttccaatcctctCTTTGCCATGGAACTTCCTCAGTGACCTTGGTCCAGAcaaatgctctcagcctaacccacctcacaggtttttgtgagaataaaatgggaggagaggagaacaatgtaaacagctttgggtccccactggggagaaagggagggtataaagtcaataaacaaataaaattaccTGCCCCTATTCACTGAGAAATGGGACTTCAGCCTGGTGTCTACAATCATATAAACCCATGTTTGCACCAATATGGAAAACGAACGGCTAGATGGGAGTTCTCTGGACATTTCTCAGACCAAAAGACTTGCTGAGCTTCATCTTTCTTCTTACTACTGATGCCAGTAAGCACAAAGATGCTGAAGATTGGAATCCCAATCTGAAACAGAAAATGACTCAACTGACATTTCTAAAGAAACAGAGCAGAACCCAAGAACTATGCCCAGAACTATGAAGTATCATAATCTTCTGAGGTTTCTTGCCTTTCAGATAGTATTAACAAAGGCAACATTCCACACATACATGTGTTCAAGCCTTTCTGGGTTAGTGTTTCTGTTCCTGGTTATGTTGATTCTTCTGCTCCCATCCATGCTAACAGAACAGTTCCAGTGTCACAGTACATTGATAAAAGACACCCCCTAATCCTTTAGGGATTGCAATAGACATCACTCCAAATAAAGCACCAGAAGGTAAAACCCATTCAGAATTATTTTGCCACCGAAATGACTGTCTGGAATCAAAGTCCCAAGCAGCTGACAGAGGTTATAAGCTGAAGTACACAACCACCCCCAAAGCAGTGTGCCGCAGGGAATGTGTCAAGCCGTGTCTAAAAGCGGAAGAGCTGggccagcttttgtttttaaatgacaaGCTTAGATCACACACAACCCCTTTGCAAGCCCATTTCCTCTGCTCCTTCATCAGCACCCAACAATCCCCTCTCCTATCTCCACTCTGTACAACTGTTGACTTGCAATATAAAACttttgccaggaaaaaaaaaagaccagtCTTTGCGCATCTTATTCAACCACTGGAACCATTTTCTTTTAATTCTGCCCTTGGGATGCATACTTTATCCCAGATGCACAAGGTTGTTTTGCAGCATTTGGAAAGCCCTCATGTCCATGCTAAGCATAAATGGCTCTGTGGCCTACTTGAACTTGGTCCCTAGAGCCAATATACTTCAACACACATTTAGAACaagggatgtgtttttaatacccCCGACCGTCTGGGTATGCCTAAGCAAAAACATTACTCCCGGTTAACGGATTTTGGCAGAAATTTGTTTTCAATTTAAGTCACAAACCTGCTCTCAAAAAGAACGGGGGAGGTAATCCACGCCCTTACCTCGTTCTGTTACAGATGTTTTGTTACATCTGGCAGTTATCCCtactcccctcccttttttcaaaGTACTTTCCTCTTGGCCTCCCTCTCCTTTTGTTAAAACTCCGGCTACTCCCCGTGCAGATTTCGTGGCGCAAAACCCGGAACTCATGATCCTCGATGGAGCAGGAATTGCCGGCACCCTCCGCTTGAGACCTTCCCAAGCCAGGTTTTCCAACAACCTCAGATCAATCACCGAGAGGATGTTTCACTCTGTTGATTCCCCCattcccttctctcctcccagGTCCTCGAAGCCACATATAGAAGAACCCAGACGTGTCCGCGACGAGCAAGGGAGCCTGGATCTTGCCATGGATATCCTTTCTGGGGGGTTTTTTCTTAGTCGTTTCACTGCCCTCGAAAATCACGTTCTTTATCTAATTCGATGCAGCAGGCTAAGTATATTCCTTCCAAAATGTGAAGCGGCTGGGGCGCAGAGAAAAGCTCCTGCCCCCGATTCCCCCCCCCTAAGATTTCGTGGCTAATATTGTATTGTAACCGTCGTTTTACGTTTATGCCCGTTGCTAACATTTTAGATGTATGAAAGCCTCATTTAGAATGTTCGTAGGATCTGGGTTTTCCGGATCGGACCTTAGTGTAGGAATGCTGAATACTACATCCAGAAACTTCAAGCCTCGgtgatcatgtgtgtgtgtgtgtgtgttaagtgccgtcaagtcgcttccgactcatggcgaccctatgaatgaaagccctccaaaatgtcctaactttgacagccttgctcagatcttgcaaattgaaggctgtggcttcctttattgagtccgtccccctcttgttgggtcttcctcttttcctactgccctcaacctttcctagcatgactgtcttttccagtgactcttgtcgtctcatgacgtgaccaaaatatgacagcctcagttgagtcattttagcttctagggtcagttcaggcttgatttgatctagaacccactgatttgtttttttggcagtccacggaatccgtaaccctctcctccaacaccacatttcaaaggaatctattttcttcctatcagctttcttcactgtccagaaTGATCATACTCGTTTTAAACTATGTGTCCTATGCCAAAAGCAGTTCTCCGCGTCTATTGCAAGCCCTGTACTTATTGTAGGATCTCTCTTGAAAGTCCTTACCAAAGAAAAAAAGCTTTAATAAAGTTTGATCAGCTAAGACGACAGTGTTAACATAACGCGGCTAACATTATAGTGGTTCAAAGTTGCGCGGAGAATAGTAAACCACGAAACCGTCCTACTTGGCAGCAGCATTCTGAACAACCTGCAGCTTCTGGATCATTTTCAGAGGGACCCTGGCATTGAGTGAGTTGCAGCAGTCTACTCTGGACGTGACCATGGCATGAATCACTATGGCCAGGTCCGACTGAGACAAACGGGGCCAGCTGAAGTGCTTGGTGAAGAAGAAAGAATGCAGAACTCGCCACCATGGACAACTGCTTGTCCAATGATAGCAAAGCATCAAGCCAGACTCCTCACTGAGTCCACTGGAGAAAGTTGGACCACATCAAGAGTCAGGAGTTGCAGGCCCCCCAAAGACCCAGACACACACCCCCGCCACATTACCTCAGTCTTAGAAAGATTTAACTTCAACCATCCAACCAGGCACTGGCATAAGGCCAAGGGGGCAATCTCTGGCTGTTATCGAGCAGAAGGAAGCTGTGTCAACTGCATATTGATGGCACCCAATGCCGAACCTTCTGATGAGCTCTGCTAGAGAGTGCATgtacatatatattaaaaaaccacTGGGGACAGGGACAAACCCTGTGGCACACCTCAAACAAGTACATACGTGGAAGACCTATAATTCCCAATGCCAATCCCAATGGCATCCCTGGAGAAACAAGGAAAACCACCATAAGACAGTACCTTGTATCCCCAAGGAGACCAGGCAGTTGACCAGGACTGAATGgtcaactgtatcaaaggctgctaaCCGATCTAAAAGAATCAGCAAAGCCGAACCACCCTTATCTAAATGGAGGTCATCTGTCAAAGCAACAAGCACAGAGCTGTTCAGCCACTGCTCTCTCAATTACCTTTCCCAGAAATTAGATACTGGATGGTAATTGGGTAGGTCCTTTTTATCCAAGAAGGGTTTCTTTAATAAAGCTCTCACTATTGCCTCCTTCAAGGAACTAGGGAAGAAGCTCTGAGAGAGTGACAGATTAATAATGGCCCTCAGGGGAGCTCTTCCCACTTCCCGTCAGGATTTTACTAgccaggaggggagggatctAAGGACCAGGTTGTTGGTTTCACTGCAAGTGGGGTCCTGTCAACATCTGTCAGGGAAAGTGGATGAAAGTGGTTCAAAACAGGGCCAGATAAGGCCAATGGAGCCTCCAGCACACCAATTGTAACAAAACTGGTGGAGAGCTCCTAATGAAGCTtcaagattttatctgcaaaaaagtCTGCGAATAAGTTACATCAAAGAGTCAAATCAGTATCCAATTGAGACTCCATTCTTAGGGAAGGCAACTGTGAAATCACTCTGAATAACTGGGCTGGACGTAACCTAGTGTACAAGATGGAAGCAGAGAAATAAAATGTCTTCACCACCACCTCATAGGCTTTTAATTGGGCTCTATAGTGTGTTCTCACAGCCTCACCATGGGTTCACCGCCAAACTTGCTCTAGCTGTTTGAGCAACCTCTTCAATTCTCTAAGCTCCTTGGAAAACCAAGGGGCAGAGGACATTCGAGGGCGCAGAGGGCACCAGGAGTAATTTGATCAATGGTATCCTGAAGGTTATTCTTCTAACCCTCAGTAAGCTCATCAAGAGAGCTGCTGAGAGGCCCAGAGAAATCCCACAGAATATTCTGGAAACCAATAGGATCCATAAGTCTCCACAAGCAAGCATAAATAAGCTCACCAcccttgcagggggggggggtaaataaaCCTCAAGCCGGCCTTTAGGAGGAAATGATCTGACCATGTCACCGGTTCGGACTCAAGTGCACTTTCCAGATCAACACCTGCACAAATAATCAAATCCAATGTCTGGTCTGCTGCATGTGTGGGGCGTGATATAACTTGGGAGAGTCCCAGTGATGCCATGGACATAATGAAGTCTGAGGCAGCACCAGGACAGGCTGTGTCTATGAGGACATCGAAATCCTCCAAGACCATTGGTTGAGGGAAGCGCAACGCCCACTCAGAGACCGCCTCTGCTAACATTCTAGCAGTTAGGGTGGGCAAAAAGATCCAGTGCACATGATgtccttcacagatcccaggatttGCCATGCAGTCCTAATTTAGAAATTGTTATGTGTTAATGTATCCGCTCACTTCAATGACTCATACTTTCCCTGATATGGGATGGCCATTTGGGCGACCTCTGCATTTGTGCCTCTTATGCGTTTGTTTCTATTATGGTCAAGCCCTGTCACCACATGCATATGTTTCTTGCACAATCAGAAGCTAAACATCACTTGCTATGGTGTGGTATATCATCATATACAACATATAGTAATCATAGGAACATGGGAAGAGCCTGCTagctcagaccagtggtccatctagcatcctgtttcacaccctGGCCAACCAGTTGTCGTAGATTGCCAACCAAACAGAGCGCCAAGGCCTTCCTTTGGTTTTGCCTTCTAGTATTGGCATTCAGAGTTCACTGCCTCTAGATATGGAAGTCGCCTTTGGCTATCAATGGACATGTACAACATATTTATATCTTCCTCTTTTATTGTAGCATGAGCCTAGTTCATTCAATGCATCTCCTTTTTGTTTCAGCCGcagcagactaatatggctaccccaCTGGAATCTGAAGCCTTGCTGATGTGGTCATTTTCCCTGCAGTTAACGATCACAGTAGAACCACAACCAGAGAGGCAAACAGGTAAAATTGTTGGGACAGTGCACCAGAAGCTCAATTAAACTGGAAACAAAGCTGAAACTCCTTAACGAACTTTCAGCTAGAGACAAAGCAAGCTTAGAACAAAGCAAGCTTGGAACTAAGTTCTGCTTATTTTGATGagatttatttccaagtaagtCTGCAAAGGATTGTAGCCTTTGGATCACATCACAGACCATTTTTgggatgcaatcctatgcacagttatttGGGAGTAAACTCTCTTGACCTTAGTGTGGCTTACTTATAAGTAAACATGCATACAATCAGGCTGCAGGGCAACAATCCTAAATCCTTTCTTGAAGCAGTCACACTGAAATTAATTGATGGGACACTTGCTGTCTGCAGGGAGACAGCATGCCATTGAACTCCTACAGTTGGTATCTTAGGACAATGCAAACTATAGTCCTATTAAATTTGGAGAAACTATTTACTGCTGGAGTATGCCAGAAAACTGGTTGTATTTGAGACACAACAATATTCCAGACACCCTATCCGGAACACTACAGCATAACTCTTGGTCGTGATCAAGACAGAGGTTCCGTGAGAGGATGAAGTTACTTTCTGGTTCCCAGTTCCTCATTCAAAGCAGAGGTGTagaagcaggcagaagcaggaagTGGAACGTGGATATCGGTGCTCCTCAAAAGCAGCTTTGGGCCAACAAACCGGTACATCTTTGCCTGCGGGAGAAGCTTCATGTGGTGTCAGAGAGAGGCTGCCGCTCTCCACCCTTCTTTCCGCAAGGCACCTGGATACCATCATCACCCTGTCGGCTTGTGTCAGTTTggttaggccatttattcatggaaggttttgcattggatttgccactctttagatgcactttccccccatccatattctcaaaactcaaccataagccgccatgcagagttttgagaattcagatggggaaaatgtgcatctatagagtgacaaatccaatgcaaaaccttccatgaataaatggccgtaTTATGGTCTTCTTACTCATCAAGTGTATTGCACGTTGTATTGACGTTGAATTTatggtacttttgtattttgtaatttgtttcccattatattttgggtTAATTTCATGAGAgtaattttctgtgtgtttttgggtTTCACTAgttagtacacagaagtgtctattttgatactgcctggaggttggcaaccctatattcatatccccccatacacacactaaatgtcatgttttttgtttttagtgcACGGCGCTTTCCCACCACGTGCCCTCGCCGGCTATACTGTCATGTCGGAAAACGCTGGATCGGAGGACAGATCTCAcgccaacccccctccccgtccCGTCTTCCTGCTTTTCAAGACTGGGCGCGGCTCTCCTCTTGGCTCGCTTGGACCACTTGCTGGCTGCAGAAAGCGGCGCGCTCAGAGATCAGCTGACTCGGCGTTCGAAGCGGCCAACCTGGTCAGGGTCAGGTGACCTGGGGAGAGGTGGGGACGCGTGATTGGCAGCGGCTGGGTTGGAAGGGGAGTTCCGGTGGCTCCTTCCCCTCGCCCCTCTTCCGCGCGGGTTGCTGTTTCCTGCCGTGCACGAGCTGCCAGTGGCGGCTCGCGCGCTTTCTGCAGGCGTTCTGGCGGGTGCAGCTACCTAGCGGGGGTCTCTGCGGGTGGCTGTTTGCTTTGAGCGCGCGACCTCTGTTTTCCACAGGAAGCAGCGAGAGCAGACCCGTCAGTTCCGTTCCGCTCCTTGGTGAGTCTGGTGAATGCATACTTGTTTGCTTCTTTCAATACCTTCATGTCACCGAAGCTTGAAAAGGTTCTGCCAGCAGTCTGGATATTGCCGAGCTGTTCCTACGGGATCTCTTGGGACTGTATAGAATTCACTCTGCATGTTTTTGAGTCCCCTGTCGTTGGAAGAGTGAAATGGTCTGTGTCTATTATGCTTTAGAAGATTGATGGCCATGGTGCATCGTGTAGGTTTCGCCCCAGGTTGTTTTATGCTTTATTGTACAAAGGTGGCATCCACCCCAATGCTTAATACTTCTCTGCAGTGAACTATTTGTTAGCCGTTGTTTAGACCCAGATTTGCAGGTAGGCTGTTGTGTTTTAAGTGCAGAAGTTGCTTCACGGCAGCCGAAGTAGCAGATGTAACATGTGCATTGTTAGCTGTCTTATCAGTTTGCTTTGAACAGTGGCTCTTATCTCCTGGGTTCCAGTATCTTACAGAGTTCAGacagcagcacccccccccccagcccctgggTGGAGTGAATCTCTGGCCTGTGCATAGTCCATCCCCAAAGGATGATAAAGAAAGTCATATGTTTACGTTGAGGCGCTTCATGCTTTCTCCAAGGGCCCCTTCAGATGGTAAGAAAAAGCCAGTGTTTGCAGTTAATCACTGGCCGGCTGTGCCTCAGCACCACTACACAGTGTGTCCAGATTGACTATGGAAGTCGTCAGCTACCTTTGATTTGTTAAATTGGTTTCTTTCCCGGGCCCGAGGATTCTCAACCAAGATTAAACTGCAGTTCAGAATCCTGATTACTGGGAATCTCACCTCAGAGTATTAATGTGATTGGAGTTCCGTCTTCAGTCCCAGGGAGGGAATGTTCAAGCCCAGCCATTACTGTGGTGTGTGCCTGTCACAACTGGGTCTACGTTTGGTATAAAGAGGGGTACATTTTATCAAGTGTTTAAGGATCCTATTTCAGCAAGCTGGGAGCACTCTAGGTAGTAATGAGGTATCTTTCATCCCTTCCTGTTTTTGGTAATGTCTGGTTAGCATTt
It contains:
- the PHETA2 gene encoding sesquipedalian-2 → MKLNERSVAHYATCDSPADHTGFLCKRVERHHHTTSYQRRWFILKGNLLFYFEERESRDPLGLIVLEGCTVELCEAAEEFAFAIRFDGSGAKAYVLVADCQTAMEAWVKALSRASFDYMRLVVKELEKQLEEARKSLVVSHKFPKKSSSGLKRHLSNPTMVPVQEHPVIVENGYATWGDGHSLARGVSSDHDGGYLKPPPLPPRRRLAGSSINALLTAALASTVQESPVSPETACFSKLHDWYGQEIADVRREWLESQKKVEM